AAAAATGAATAGGAGAACCGGCTTGTGGTTAGGAGATATAAACATGGTCGTACAGGATCTCGAAAGTCGCGACCGGTCGGCTGCGGCCTTTGACCCAAACCGGCTTGAGCTCGAAGACAGGAAATTCTTCTTCCAAGGCATTCATGATGCTGTGCGGAGCAATGATTTGCCCCGGCCTGGCGATGGCGCAGAGCCTTGATGCAAGATTAACGACGTCGCCGATCACCGTATAGTCCATGCGGTCCTGAGAACCCATGTGGCCCATAACCGCCGAGCCGGTATTGAGGCCGATGCCTACCTGAAGGGTGATCAGTCCTTGAGCGGCGCGTTCATGGTTCAGCTCGCGCAGTTTTCTCTGAATCTCCACCGCACAAAGGACGGCGCGATCGACCTGACGTTCGCCTTCAAAGAGCGCCATGACCTCGTCGCCCATATACTTGTCGACGGCGCCGCCGTGCTTTACGATCAGCTGCGCCTGAAGATCGAGATAGATGTTGATCAACTTGACGATCTCACCCGGCGTGAGTCGCTCGGTAAGATTGGAAAAATTGCGAATATCCGAAAAGAGCAGAGTTACCTGCTTCATTTCCGCTTCGAGTGTTTTGCCTTTTGCTGTTCTTTCGCGGATCATTTTCAAAGTGGCAGGCGAGACAAACTTTTGCAGAACCAGGTTTTCGCGCAGGTGTTTGAGCATCAGATTGAACTCGACCGCCAATTTCCCCAGTTCATCCTGCGAAAGCACCGGTATCTCCGCTTCCAAATTTCCCTCGCGGATACGCAGGACGCCGGTCTCCAGCTCGGAAATTTGGCGCGTCATTCTGTGGACGATAAAAAAAACAAAACCAATCGAGACCAAAGCAAGGGCTCCGGTGGCGTAAGCCATAATCAGCACCATTCTGTCTATCGGCGCAGTAATGGCAGCGGCAGAAAACCCCATAGACAGCACGCCCAGATATAAAGAATCGCCGCTGGTCTTTTTGGCATAGAGCGGATAGATATACTCCAAAATATCGCCTTCCCGACGCAGGGATTGCGTTTGCAGCGAAGAAAAATAACGCTGTTCATTTTCGCCTAGACGGGCGTTCAAATTACTTGGGATGTTGTGTGCAATGACGACGCCGTAGCGATCAATGACCCTTGCATAAAGCAGGCCGGTAATTTTTTGGCTGCAGACTTCCAGAACAGCCTCGCGTATGGCTCCCAGAGGGGCGCTGCGGGCGTTCGGATTACCGATGTTTTTGTAGTAAACCGGCAGTTCGTCGCGAATGCGTCGACCGGTTTGCTGCAAAGCGACTTGGCAGGTGCGCGAGAGACCTTCGGTGAGTTCCCGACGGCCGTTTCGGGCAAAA
This genomic interval from candidate division KSB1 bacterium contains the following:
- a CDS encoding HAMP domain-containing protein, giving the protein MRSKFIILIGFLVICMETALFLIFARNGRRELTEGLSRTCQVALQQTGRRIRDELPVYYKNIGNPNARSAPLGAIREAVLEVCSQKITGLLYARVIDRYGVVIAHNIPSNLNARLGENEQRYFSSLQTQSLRREGDILEYIYPLYAKKTSGDSLYLGVLSMGFSAAAITAPIDRMVLIMAYATGALALVSIGFVFFIVHRMTRQISELETGVLRIREGNLEAEIPVLSQDELGKLAVEFNLMLKHLRENLVLQKFVSPATLKMIRERTAKGKTLEAEMKQVTLLFSDIRNFSNLTERLTPGEIVKLINIYLDLQAQLIVKHGGAVDKYMGDEVMALFEGERQVDRAVLCAVEIQRKLRELNHERAAQGLITLQVGIGLNTGSAVMGHMGSQDRMDYTVIGDVVNLASRLCAIARPGQIIAPHSIMNALEEEFPVFELKPVWVKGRSRPVATFEILYDHVYIS